The segment CCTGCGGGTCAAGATGGTCGCCGTGCTGATTCCTCTCAGCGATCTGCCCGAACAACGCCGAGCTCTCCACGAGACCGGTGTCGGTGAACCCCTCGTACACGGCCGCTGACTCCGGTGGCATGTCGCCGCGGTAGAACGCCAGCTCCATGAAGTCACGTTCCCGGCGGATCACCCGCCGGGTCTGCGGATCGGTGGCACGGGCGTACATCTGGTCGTAGAACCGCACCATCGACGCCGGCATCGGCGACAGGTGCCCGTCGCGTTCTACCGCGTCGATCAGGTTCAGCAGCCGGTCGCGGCGGTCGTGCAACCGCTGGATCTCAACGTCGACGGAGTCCACGGCCGCCCGCAGGTCGGTCAGAACAGGCGCCGAGCCATCCGTAGCCACGGCCGGTGTCTCATCGAGCATCGCCGTGATAGCGGTCAGTGGGATCCCAGCCTGCCTCAACCAGCGGATCCGCACCAGCCGGGCCAGGTGCGACAGGTCGTAATCGCGGCGACCGTCACGTTGCGGCGGGATCGGGAGCAGGCCGATCTGGTGGTAGTACCGGATCGTCCGGACGGTCGTCTCGGTCAGGTCCGCCAGCTCCGCGATGCGCACCAGGCCAGTGTCTGCTGTGACGTAACGTCACAGTCAACCATCGGTTCAGCCGGTCAGCGGGACGCGCCAGGTCAGTATCGTGCCGCGCCCGTTCGGACCGGTACCGGTCTCGAAGGTGCCGCCCAGGTCGTCGGCCCGGTCGCTCATGTTGACGACACCGCCGCGGGCCAGGCTCGGATCAAGGCCGATCCCGTCGTCCTCGATCCGCAGCGTGACGTTGGTGTTCGTGGCGTGCACGCTGACCCGGGCCTGGCTGGCCTGAGCATGCCGGGCGATGTTGGACAGCGCTTCGCGGACCACGGCCAGCAGTTCCGGGACGATGTCGTCGGGGACGGCGCTGTCGACCGGGCCGGAGGTGTCCAGGACCGGCCGGAAACCGAGGGCGGCGGCAGCCGCGTCGACGGCCTCGCGCAGGTCGGCGCGCAATGACGGTCCGGTCGGGGACCGCAGTTCGAAGATCGACCGGCGGATGTCGCGGATCGTCGCGTCCAGGTCGTTGACCGCGGTGTTGATCCGGTCCACTGCTTCCAGGCGTACCGCGTGGGCGACCGCACCTTGCAGCTGCATGCCGGTGGCGAACAACCGCTGTATGACCACGTCGTGCAGGTCCCGGGCGATGCGTTCACGGTCCTCGAGCACCACCAGTTGTTCGCGTTCCTCCTGAGCTCGGGCCCGTTCCAGCGCCAGGGCGGCCTGCCCGGCGAACGCGGCCAGCAGCGCCGCGTCCTCGTCGCCGAACAGCTGTCCGGCCGGCTGCGCGACGATCAGCACGCCGTGCGGCATGTCGGTACCGGCCAGTGGAGCGGCCAGCGCCGGGCCGGCCGGGACCGGGCCGGGCCAGTCGGCGACGGCCTGCAGGTCCGGCACCGTGCGGTGCGTCGTGTCCGCGAACCCGGTGACGGTCGGTCCGTCCAGCTGGACGGGTTTACCGGCCAGCCCCGAACAGCCCGGGTCGGCGCCTTCGGCGACTTCGATCGTGTACCGGTCGTTCACGTTGTCGTGCAACAGCACCATGACCAGTGTGGCGTCGGACAGTTCGCGGGCACGGCGGGCGATCAACCGTAACGCCTCGGTGCGCCGAACGGCGCCGACCAGCACGGCGGTGATCTCGGCGGTGGCGGCCAGCCACCGTTCCCGGCGTTGCGCGACAGCGAACAGGCGGGCATTGTCGATCGCAACGCTGGCGGCAGCGGCCAGCGCGACGACGATCTCCTCGTCGTCGAAGCTGAACTCGGCGGCGCCCTGCTTCTCCGCAAGGTACAGATTGCCGAAGATCTGGTCACGGGTCCGCACGGGCACACCGAGGAAGCTGTGCATCGGCGGATGGTGGGGAGGGAACCCGTACGAGTCGGGATGCTTGGTGATGTCCGGCAGCCGCACCGGGTGCGGATCGGTGATGAGCAGACCGAGCACACCCCGGCCGTGCGGCAGATCTCCGATCTTCGCGTGAATCGCTGGGTCGATGCCGTGGGTGATGAAGTCGACCAGCTGGGTGCGGTCGGCGCCGATAACCCCGAGCGCGCCGTAGCGGGCTCCGGCCAGGGTGCAGGCTGCTTCGACGATGCGCTGCAGGGTGCTGCGCAGGTCAAGGTCGGTGCCGATCCCCACCACCGCGTCCAGCAGGGCCCGCAGCCGTTCCCGGCTCGAGAGCACCTCACCGACCCGGTCGAGCATCTCCTGCAACAACTCGT is part of the Actinoplanes sp. NBC_00393 genome and harbors:
- a CDS encoding helix-turn-helix domain-containing protein, which translates into the protein MRIAELADLTETTVRTIRYYHQIGLLPIPPQRDGRRDYDLSHLARLVRIRWLRQAGIPLTAITAMLDETPAVATDGSAPVLTDLRAAVDSVDVEIQRLHDRRDRLLNLIDAVERDGHLSPMPASMVRFYDQMYARATDPQTRRVIRRERDFMELAFYRGDMPPESAAVYEGFTDTGLVESSALFGQIAERNQHGDHLDPQEMDRIAAAVVGRVARHLGSDLPRLLRTIDLNVARRAVDLYVRLAEPNERRIAQVIGDAVLAMIEKGQAE
- a CDS encoding GAF domain-containing sensor histidine kinase codes for the protein MVEHPTDGSRPEPPSLGLSPLSRVRLDELLQEMLDRVGEVLSSRERLRALLDAVVGIGTDLDLRSTLQRIVEAACTLAGARYGALGVIGADRTQLVDFITHGIDPAIHAKIGDLPHGRGVLGLLITDPHPVRLPDITKHPDSYGFPPHHPPMHSFLGVPVRTRDQIFGNLYLAEKQGAAEFSFDDEEIVVALAAAASVAIDNARLFAVAQRRERWLAATAEITAVLVGAVRRTEALRLIARRARELSDATLVMVLLHDNVNDRYTIEVAEGADPGCSGLAGKPVQLDGPTVTGFADTTHRTVPDLQAVADWPGPVPAGPALAAPLAGTDMPHGVLIVAQPAGQLFGDEDAALLAAFAGQAALALERARAQEEREQLVVLEDRERIARDLHDVVIQRLFATGMQLQGAVAHAVRLEAVDRINTAVNDLDATIRDIRRSIFELRSPTGPSLRADLREAVDAAAAALGFRPVLDTSGPVDSAVPDDIVPELLAVVREALSNIARHAQASQARVSVHATNTNVTLRIEDDGIGLDPSLARGGVVNMSDRADDLGGTFETGTGPNGRGTILTWRVPLTG